One genomic segment of Kiritimatiella glycovorans includes these proteins:
- a CDS encoding polysaccharide biosynthesis/export family protein has product MGRAVKLSLMLLSVALLTAGAGCRHAGTPSVEEMVASFESQAAAEEARDGHSFDPSLLEVSRERYKLGPGDVIEIFATDIPELNRKYTLGPDGRLTLPAVGVVDIDGLTREEASRRIEKDLQPFYRNPRVDILVAEYLNNRIYVLGEVRKPGEFNFKGRPMLLSALALAQGLTDQADMRACTIVRGKDVMIQVDLYELLRRGNRSLNLPLMPEDTVYVGSNQEDMYYVLGQVQSPGAFPRTRRVDVVRAVAKAGGLTENAIKKEVRLIRRRQGRDPEIKVVNLAAIQRARTGGEEIAVMNGDIIYVPRRALATFNYVLRQVTPSLNLFLLGDAILGDDED; this is encoded by the coding sequence ATGGGCCGCGCAGTGAAGCTCTCGCTGATGCTGCTCTCCGTTGCGCTGCTGACGGCGGGCGCCGGATGCCGGCACGCCGGGACTCCGTCCGTGGAGGAGATGGTCGCCAGTTTCGAGTCGCAGGCGGCCGCGGAAGAGGCGCGCGACGGCCACTCATTCGATCCCTCGCTGCTCGAGGTGTCCCGCGAGCGCTACAAGCTCGGTCCGGGTGACGTCATCGAGATCTTCGCCACCGACATCCCCGAGCTGAACCGCAAGTACACCCTCGGCCCCGACGGCCGCCTCACGCTCCCCGCCGTGGGGGTGGTCGACATCGACGGCCTCACGCGCGAGGAGGCGTCCAGGCGTATCGAAAAGGATCTGCAGCCCTTTTACCGCAACCCGCGCGTCGACATCCTCGTCGCCGAATATCTCAATAACCGCATCTACGTGCTGGGCGAGGTGCGCAAGCCCGGCGAATTCAATTTCAAGGGGCGGCCGATGCTCCTTTCCGCGCTGGCGCTCGCCCAGGGCCTGACCGATCAGGCCGACATGCGGGCGTGCACCATCGTGCGGGGCAAGGACGTGATGATCCAGGTGGACCTCTACGAACTCCTCCGCAGGGGCAACCGCTCGCTCAATCTTCCGCTGATGCCGGAGGACACCGTGTACGTGGGGAGCAATCAGGAGGACATGTACTACGTACTCGGACAGGTCCAGAGTCCGGGCGCCTTTCCGCGCACGCGGCGCGTGGATGTGGTGCGGGCGGTCGCCAAGGCCGGGGGGCTCACCGAAAATGCGATCAAGAAGGAAGTGCGCCTGATCCGCCGCCGGCAGGGCCGCGACCCCGAGATCAAGGTGGTCAACCTCGCCGCCATTCAGCGCGCGCGGACCGGCGGGGAGGAAATCGCGGTGATGAACGGCGATATCATCTACGTGCCCCGCCGCGCGCTGGCCACCTTCAACTACGTACTGCGCCAGGTTACGCCTTCGCTCAACCTCTTTTTGCTGGGGGACGCCATCCTGGGCGACGATGAAGACTAG
- a CDS encoding glycoside hydrolase family 44 protein → MRFSPRRRWIAALGMLAGFSAACGDPDAVAGWHAVIRPNEDARPISERIYGVAAADEDDIEQLAIPFVRWGGNTASRYNWELGNAWNTGADWYFENVAVESNAWRRFLRRCRDHGAAAIVTVPLVGWVAKDTSSYSFPVERYGPQRKTDPHRPDAGDGVRPDGSPVPPGDPSLTSRPMTPDFAAQWVRAMRREFPEMFAQRRIVLALGNEPMLWDKTHRDVHPEPVSYREYLRRFTDMAVRLKDEAPDTPIAGPELWGWPAWFESARDRESAGAPDRRAHGSDFVPWFLERMREYERRHGTRLLDILTLHYYPQAEGVFSKRNDPATSARRLEAPRSLWDPEYRDPSWIGRRVRMIPRMRAWVRDHYPGTRIGVTEYNWGGEQAFSGAAALADALGIFGREGLDAACYWTVPPADSAARRAFSLYRNADGKGAKFGDTSLRVEWRGAGPEYDELTLYAAASGSPGAFTAVVVGKSPHPAPLRLSMPEIDIVSMRGYVFGETRPEILPLGEERIEVVDGSARLWLPGMSIIHLRWAAQ, encoded by the coding sequence ATGAGGTTTAGTCCCCGCCGGAGATGGATTGCGGCGCTCGGAATGCTGGCGGGGTTCAGCGCGGCCTGCGGGGATCCGGACGCGGTCGCCGGATGGCATGCGGTGATCCGGCCGAATGAGGACGCTCGCCCCATCTCCGAACGGATCTACGGAGTCGCGGCGGCGGATGAGGACGATATCGAACAGCTCGCCATCCCGTTCGTCCGCTGGGGCGGCAACACGGCGTCGCGCTACAACTGGGAACTCGGCAACGCCTGGAACACCGGCGCCGACTGGTATTTCGAGAACGTGGCGGTCGAGAGCAACGCCTGGCGCCGTTTTCTGCGTCGCTGCCGCGACCACGGAGCCGCCGCAATCGTGACCGTCCCGCTCGTCGGGTGGGTGGCGAAGGATACCTCGTCGTACAGCTTTCCGGTCGAACGCTACGGGCCGCAGCGAAAGACCGATCCGCACCGGCCCGACGCCGGTGACGGGGTTCGTCCCGACGGCTCTCCCGTTCCTCCCGGCGATCCCTCCCTGACCTCGCGGCCCATGACCCCGGATTTCGCCGCGCAGTGGGTCCGCGCGATGCGGCGCGAGTTCCCGGAGATGTTCGCGCAGCGCCGCATCGTGCTCGCCCTCGGCAACGAGCCGATGCTCTGGGACAAGACCCACCGCGACGTCCATCCCGAGCCGGTGTCGTACCGCGAATACCTGCGGCGTTTCACCGATATGGCCGTGCGGCTCAAGGACGAGGCGCCCGACACGCCGATTGCAGGTCCCGAGTTATGGGGATGGCCGGCGTGGTTCGAGTCGGCGCGCGACCGGGAATCGGCCGGCGCTCCGGACCGGCGCGCGCACGGCAGCGATTTCGTCCCGTGGTTCCTGGAGCGGATGCGCGAATACGAGCGCCGGCACGGCACCCGGCTGCTGGACATCCTGACCCTCCACTACTATCCCCAGGCGGAAGGCGTGTTCTCGAAGCGCAACGACCCCGCCACCTCGGCGCGGCGGCTGGAGGCGCCGCGCTCGCTGTGGGATCCCGAGTACCGCGATCCCTCCTGGATCGGCCGGCGCGTGCGCATGATTCCCAGGATGCGCGCCTGGGTGAGGGATCACTATCCGGGCACGCGGATCGGCGTCACCGAATACAACTGGGGTGGCGAACAGGCCTTCAGCGGGGCGGCGGCGCTGGCCGACGCGCTGGGCATTTTCGGCCGCGAGGGTCTCGACGCCGCCTGCTACTGGACTGTGCCCCCCGCCGATTCCGCCGCGCGCCGGGCCTTCAGTCTCTACCGCAATGCCGACGGGAAGGGCGCGAAGTTCGGCGATACCTCCCTGCGGGTCGAATGGCGCGGAGCCGGGCCGGAGTACGACGAACTCACCCTCTACGCCGCCGCGAGCGGATCGCCCGGCGCGTTCACCGCCGTCGTCGTAGGCAAGTCGCCGCACCCCGCGCCATTGCGGCTCTCGATGCCTGAAATTGACATCGTAAGCATGCGCGGGTACGTTTTCGGAGAAACACGGCCGGAAATCCTTCCCCTTGGGGAGGAACGGATTGAGGTCGTAGACGGGTCCGCCCGATTATGGTTGCCGGGAATGAGCATAATACATCTTCGATGGGCCGCGCAGTGA
- a CDS encoding GumC family protein gives MIERQPANVERKDDESGFRLGDFSVKFFLEIFFRRKRYFLIPLVAVPLLSILVSFLVPSSYMSTTTIMLTKSSILNPLVRFETAVSLQEYNRLGTLKKIIYSRPVIEKVIEELDLDRDVGSPQEHEWLIDDVRKNIHIISLEEDSFELGCTADTPELAKRMVETVSNRFIERSLEGSREEASTAVTFIEKQLVHYENELNEAKAQLKQFEQEHIDTIRRARAIEGDLEKFRERVMETEIELQRAKLQADLLSDRLTNQAAAVASDAFAVQDSPYQNRYRELRLKRAELLSTRESTHPEVEKVDRQMEVVRDLIQEEKKKMQSSSPEDIQSPIRQRTLASLQEARVEQQALQRSLEEYRARAEELRRRVARLPELENRHDRLKTEVANVREVYDSMRMKLEQARISRAVEVQQQENRFSIINPPLAPLSRYQPIRKLYAAAGVLGGLVIGFALVVALEFFDPRLLRASAFAASSGVPLVGSLPRLHRRTPEGADDDTSLRVMIARLFGSVTCWFYGKRVELPESFPEDLLLRPEWLADGSKALPPQEQRALQIMREKIRALNLRIRERCADDSGSIWTLASPASGEGKTLLAANLASVYAVDTGKQAVVLDAHLEQPDLSRLFGAAGKPGLTDLVRGNVSLDQALHETGIPGLSVLPAGGAIDNPGAVFESAEFEDVLRELRDRFTLTVAEVPGLHRQAHGRLLAEKADGVLLVGRYYSTRRDRFRAAASELSAAPLIGCVADGEEYWIPDWIYRWT, from the coding sequence ATGATCGAACGGCAGCCAGCAAATGTGGAGCGGAAGGATGACGAGAGCGGCTTCCGGCTGGGGGATTTCAGTGTGAAGTTTTTCCTGGAGATCTTTTTCCGGCGCAAACGGTACTTCCTGATCCCCCTCGTCGCCGTGCCGCTGCTCAGTATCCTCGTCAGCTTTCTGGTCCCGTCCTCGTATATGTCGACGACCACGATCATGCTGACCAAGTCGTCGATTCTGAATCCGCTCGTCCGCTTCGAAACCGCCGTCTCGCTCCAGGAGTACAATCGGCTCGGAACCCTGAAAAAGATCATCTACAGCCGGCCCGTCATCGAGAAGGTCATCGAGGAACTGGATCTGGACCGGGACGTGGGGTCCCCCCAGGAGCACGAGTGGCTCATCGACGACGTGCGCAAGAATATCCACATCATCTCGCTGGAAGAGGACTCGTTCGAACTCGGCTGCACGGCCGACACCCCGGAACTCGCCAAGCGGATGGTCGAGACGGTGAGTAACCGTTTTATCGAGCGCAGCCTCGAGGGCAGCCGCGAAGAGGCGTCGACGGCCGTGACGTTCATCGAGAAACAGCTCGTCCATTACGAGAACGAACTCAACGAGGCCAAGGCGCAGCTCAAGCAGTTCGAGCAGGAGCACATCGATACGATCCGCCGGGCGAGGGCGATCGAGGGCGATCTGGAGAAATTCCGCGAGCGGGTCATGGAGACGGAGATCGAGCTTCAGCGCGCGAAGCTCCAGGCGGACCTGCTCTCCGACCGGTTGACGAACCAGGCCGCCGCGGTCGCGTCCGACGCCTTCGCGGTTCAGGACTCGCCGTACCAGAACCGGTACCGGGAGCTGAGGCTGAAGCGGGCCGAGCTGCTCTCCACCCGCGAGTCCACCCATCCCGAAGTCGAAAAGGTGGACCGGCAGATGGAGGTCGTCCGGGACCTCATCCAGGAGGAGAAAAAGAAGATGCAGTCCTCCTCCCCGGAGGATATCCAGTCGCCGATACGCCAGCGCACGCTCGCCTCGCTGCAGGAGGCGCGGGTGGAGCAGCAGGCGCTGCAGCGCAGTCTGGAGGAATACCGCGCGAGGGCTGAAGAACTTCGCCGGCGCGTGGCCCGCCTGCCCGAGCTGGAGAACCGGCACGACCGCCTCAAGACCGAGGTGGCCAATGTGCGGGAAGTGTACGACTCGATGCGGATGAAACTCGAACAGGCGCGCATCTCGCGGGCGGTGGAGGTCCAGCAGCAGGAGAACCGGTTCAGCATCATCAATCCGCCGCTGGCCCCCCTCAGTCGCTACCAGCCGATCCGCAAGCTCTACGCCGCCGCCGGCGTGCTCGGCGGACTGGTCATCGGATTCGCCCTCGTGGTCGCCCTGGAGTTCTTCGACCCGAGACTCCTGCGCGCGTCCGCGTTCGCCGCTTCGTCGGGGGTCCCGCTGGTGGGCTCCCTGCCGCGTCTCCACCGGCGCACTCCGGAGGGCGCGGACGACGACACCTCGCTGCGCGTGATGATCGCCCGGCTTTTCGGATCCGTGACCTGCTGGTTTTACGGGAAGAGGGTGGAGCTTCCGGAGTCGTTTCCGGAGGACCTGCTGCTGCGGCCGGAATGGCTGGCCGACGGTTCGAAGGCCCTGCCGCCACAGGAACAGCGCGCCCTGCAGATCATGCGCGAGAAGATCCGGGCCCTGAACCTGCGGATACGCGAACGCTGCGCGGACGATTCGGGATCGATCTGGACGCTCGCGAGTCCGGCGTCCGGCGAGGGCAAGACGCTGCTCGCGGCGAACCTGGCCTCCGTGTACGCGGTCGACACCGGGAAGCAGGCGGTGGTCCTCGATGCGCATCTCGAGCAGCCGGACCTGTCGCGCCTGTTTGGCGCCGCAGGCAAGCCGGGCCTGACCGACCTGGTTCGCGGAAACGTCTCCCTGGATCAGGCGCTGCACGAGACCGGCATCCCGGGTCTTTCCGTCCTTCCGGCCGGGGGCGCGATCGACAACCCCGGCGCGGTGTTCGAGTCGGCCGAGTTCGAGGATGTCCTCAGGGAACTGCGCGACCGGTTCACGCTCACGGTGGCCGAAGTTCCCGGCCTGC
- a CDS encoding acyltransferase has protein sequence MTNAIDKWRELWREECGPVSPRWGLASLLEAPLPAGAMGRLRSRLYRWAGMKIGRGTVVLGPIRLRGGAGRVGRLTVGRDCFLNDGLYFDAAAPIRVGDGVSLGMDGLFTTVGHAVGAPGFRAGERSPRPITIGDGAWLAARVTVLPGVTIGPGTIVGAGAVVTRDLPAHVFAAGVPAKTVRSLEGEQSDEV, from the coding sequence ATGACGAATGCAATCGACAAGTGGCGTGAACTCTGGCGCGAGGAATGCGGACCGGTCTCGCCGCGCTGGGGTCTGGCGAGCCTGCTGGAGGCCCCGCTGCCCGCGGGCGCGATGGGGCGGCTGCGCTCGCGGCTGTACCGGTGGGCCGGGATGAAGATCGGCCGCGGAACGGTCGTGCTCGGCCCGATCCGGCTCAGGGGCGGGGCGGGGCGCGTCGGTCGGCTCACCGTGGGGCGCGACTGTTTTTTGAATGACGGGCTCTACTTCGATGCCGCGGCGCCGATACGGGTCGGGGACGGCGTTTCGCTGGGCATGGATGGTCTCTTCACGACGGTGGGCCACGCGGTCGGAGCGCCCGGGTTTCGCGCGGGCGAGCGCTCGCCCCGGCCCATCACGATCGGCGACGGCGCCTGGCTCGCGGCGCGGGTCACGGTGCTCCCGGGGGTGACCATCGGCCCCGGAACCATCGTCGGCGCGGGCGCCGTGGTGACGCGCGATCTCCCCGCCCACGTGTTCGCGGCCGGGGTTCCGGCGAAGACGGTGCGTTCTCTCGAAGGGGAGCAGAGCGATGAGGTTTAG